GTGGTGGGCGCTGCGGCGGCCACCGATATTTTGATTCCGCCGTCGATTGCCTTCATCGTGTACTCCATCCTGGTGCCCGGCGCATCCGTGCCCGCGCTGTTTGCCGCAGGCATGATCCCCGGCGTGCTGGCCGGGCTGGCGCTGATCGTGCCCGCCGTGTGGCTGTCGCGCAAACACAAGATGGGCGCGCTGGAGTCCAGCATGCCCAGGCCGCCGTTCTGGGCCAGCCTGCGCGATGCCGTGTGGGGCCTGGCCGCGCCGGTGCTGATTCTGGGTGGCATGCGCGCGGGCTGGTTTACGCCCACTGAGGCGGCTGTGGTGGCGGTGTTCTACGGCCTGTTTGTGGGCATGTTCATCCACCGCACCATGACCGTTCGCGACCTGTTTCCCATCCTGCGCGAGTCGGGCGAGCTGTCGGCGGTGATTCTTCTGGTGGTGTCGCTGGCGGGCATCTTTGCGTATTCGCTGTCCACCCTGGGCGTGATCGACCCCATCACCAACGCCATCGTGAACTCCGGCCTGGGCGAGTACGGCGTGCTGGCGCTGCTGATCGTGATGCTGGTCACCGTGGGCATGTTCCTCGACGGCGTGTCGATCTTCTTGATCTTTGTGCCCTTGCTGCTGCCGATTGCCATGCACTACCACTGGGATCTGGTGTGGTTCGGCGTGATCCTCACGCTCAAGGTGGCGCTGGGCCAGTTCACGCCGCCGCTGGCCGTCAATTTGATGGTGTCGTGCCGCATCGCCAAGGTACGCATGGAAGAAACCGTGCCCTGGGTGGGCTGGATGCTGTTTTCGATGTTCGTGGTGATGGTGCTGGTGATTGCGTTCCCGCAACTCGCTCTGTGGTTGCCGCACCGTCTAGGTTACTAAATTTATTCAGGAGACAAAAATGAAAGTTCGTTCCTTCCTCGCCCTGGCCGTGGCCAGCGCTGCCCTGCTTGCCACCACCGGCAGCATCGCCCAAGCTTACAAGCCCGAGTACAAGATGTCGCTGGTGCTGGGCACCGCTTTCCCCTGGGGCAAGGGCGGCGAGATCTGGGCCAATATGGTCCGCGAACGCACCCAGGGCCGCA
This sequence is a window from Rhodoferax sp. WC2427. Protein-coding genes within it:
- a CDS encoding TRAP transporter large permease produces the protein MITTLLFLTFIVMMLMGVPIGVALGLAGAAAIAIANGSSQWFGLLAVPQNFYAGLGKYPLLAIPMFVLVGSIFDRSGVAGRLVNFAVAVVGRGPGMLPLVAIAVAMFLGGISGSGPACAAAVGAVMISAMNKAGYPPAFSASVVGAAAATDILIPPSIAFIVYSILVPGASVPALFAAGMIPGVLAGLALIVPAVWLSRKHKMGALESSMPRPPFWASLRDAVWGLAAPVLILGGMRAGWFTPTEAAVVAVFYGLFVGMFIHRTMTVRDLFPILRESGELSAVILLVVSLAGIFAYSLSTLGVIDPITNAIVNSGLGEYGVLALLIVMLVTVGMFLDGVSIFLIFVPLLLPIAMHYHWDLVWFGVILTLKVALGQFTPPLAVNLMVSCRIAKVRMEETVPWVGWMLFSMFVVMVLVIAFPQLALWLPHRLGY